ACATATTCCTAATGTTATGGCATCAGGAAAGTTTGTTTCTTATCGTCTGCTACGGGTGCTGGATTCACCTAATGAGGGCGTAACCTATTGCGCCCAATATGTCGTTGATCATATGGCTGATTACCTTGATTACCAGGAAACCTTTGCCCCAAAATTGCAAGCCGAGGCTAACGGACTTTTCGAAAATAAATTTGTTTCTTTTCAAACTTTAATGGAATATATCGCTTAAGTACCTATGCAAATTACTCAAACACCAATAGAAGGTCTTTTAATTATTGAGCCTAAGGTATGGAAGGACAACCGTGGCTACTTTTATGAAAGCTATAACACCAAATTACTTGCTGATGCAGGTATTGATGTAAACTTTGTACAGGATAATCAATCTTTTTCGCAAAAAGGTGCTTTACGTGGACTTCATGCGCAAAACAAGCCCTATGAACAAGGCAAATTGGTTCGGGTACTCCAAGGAGCTGTTATGGATATTGCAGTAGACATTAGAAAGGTATCCCCAACTTACGGCCAATATTTTGAGATTGAGCTAAGTGGTGAGAATCACAAGCAGCTTTGGGTACCCCCAGGCTTTTTACATGGCTTCCTGACACTTGAAGATCAAACCATTTTCACTTACAAAGTGAGTAACTATTATCATAAAGAATCGGAAATAGGTGTAATGTGGAATGATCCGGATTTGAACATTCAATGGAGCAAGGATATTCCGGAATCTGAATTTTTACTTTCTGACAAAGATCAGGTGCTTTCCAATTTCAGGGTTTTTGAAAGTCCTTTTTAGGGTCATTCTATGCTTATTAGTTATTAGCTATGATGTTCTATAAAAAACTCACTTAATTCCCCTTTTAAAAAATAGGTTCTCAGTATTTATTTTCTTATATTTATTAGTGTAAAATAACTTCTCAAGCTATGTTGAAAAATAAAATAGTTTATTACCTATTGATATTTACTCCTTTGATTGTCCTTTACATTTTATCCAAAAATAAGAACCTATCTCCTGCTCTTTTTTGTATAAGTTTATTCGCCTATGTTTTTGTTTATAGGAAGTTCACAGACATTCTACGACTAGTTCAAATTAACATCTTACCGAAAGCACAATGCATTAAATACTTAATGCCATGGCAATCAATTTCTCTAAAATACTTTAAACAGTTGTATCTATAGACCCTATGATCATCCAATGATGCCAACAGTCATAGATTCAATTCCTAAAACAACCTTAGTTAAATAAAAAAAATTCTCTTATTTAACTAAGGTTGTATAAACTGAGTTTCCCTAGTGTTTATACAGAGCTACTGCAAATTTACATTCACAGCCACTCTATTGTTTAATCAAGTTGTACAACTCATCTAATTTCGGCGAGAGCACAATCTCAATTCTACGGTTTTTACTTCTGCTTTCAGCCGAAGTATTTGGAGCAAGTGGCTGGAACTCGCCTTTACCTGTCGCCGTCATACGTACCCCTTCTACTTTGCTCACTTCGGTTAAATAACGTACCACTGAGGTAGAGCGCAATACACTTAAATCCCAGTTGTCTTTAATCTGACCAAGATTGGTAATCTTTTGAGAATCAGTATGTCCTTCAACAGCTATATTAATTTCAGGTTGTTGTTTCAATACATCGGCAAGCTGGCTTAAAGCTTGTTTTCCTTTTTCATCAATGATGATACTGCCTGAAGGGAACAGTAGTTTATCCATTAATGAAACGTATACTTTACCATTACGGATCTCCACAGTTAAACCATTTTTAGTAAAGCCCAATAAAGCTTGTTGCAATTTTTCTTTCAGCTGATTGGTAGCTTCATCACGCTTACGCAAAATCTCCTCTACCTCTTTAAGTCTTTGCTCCCGTTTTTTTAAGTCGGCAGACAGCTTATTAATCTCATTGGAGCTATTACTACGCAATTTTGTATAGTTGTTATCCATTTCGGAATATCTACCCTTTAAATCGCTTAATGCGCTACTTAATCCGGTTGTATCTTTTCGCAGTTTAGCAATTAAGCTTTCCAGATTTTCGTTCATCAACTGTGACTCATTCCAGCCCTTGCTTAAGGAATCTTGTTTGGCCAGTAATGATTTATACTTTTGAGGCGACAGAACTACGCAGGACGTGAATGCACTCGCAAACAATCCGACAAATAAAAACAAACTGATTTTCTTCATTAGTGTATATTGGTTGTTAAGGATTACAAGTCTGCCTAAGCCCGATTTAACTTTCAGGTAGTAGACTATTATGGTTCATTTGTGTTTTGCGTTTTAATTTAGCTTTCGCAAAAACTATTGCTCAACTGCTTTTCTCAAAAATAGAATAAAAGGATATACACTTTCAAAAGCATTTTTCAACTTATTAACGATTCCGGGTTTTAAAAACTCTTCATCCTTAATGGGAAAAGTAGCAATAAAGCTTTTCAGCTTCAACAGTTCTATCTGAGGATGATCGGTCTCATAACCTTTTGGGGCTTTTTTCAACTTATCTTCCTCACTCAGCTTAAACGTATTTTTAAAGCTTTCCTTATTGATGATTTCCAGAAAATCGGCTGTATTGTAATCTATCTCTTCTCTAATCTTTTTCAAATCTGATGCTTCAGGCATCCAAAATCCTGCTCCAAAAAAGCAGCTCCCGGGTTGTATATGGAGATAATAACCGGGTTCATTTACGCCTTTTCCCTTTACGCCAAAAGAAATCCCGTAATTGTTTTTATAAGGATCTTTATTCTTACTAAACCGTACATCCCTATAAATTCGCAGCAAGCATTTTTTTGCCTGGGTTTCTATAGAAAATTCAGGATCGGCAGCAGCAAGCAGTGGGATCAGCTGATCAATAAAGGTCAACACATCGGTTTTGGCAATTTCATACCTTTCTTTATTTTCAGCAAACCATTCGCGGTTATTATTTTCTGCTACGTCTGCTATAAAGGCAAGTGTTTCGGGCTTAATCATGGCTTATCGTAATAGGCGTTATACTTTATTTTTGGAGATAGCCAATGTAATAAAATCACTCGGGAATAGCGATAATTGAAAGGAGCTAAAAGTAAACATCCTGTAAAAATTACACCTAGATAAAGCCAGAAGGACTCAAAATCCAAACGGCCGCTGGATAAAACATAAGTAGCAACTCCCAGGCTAATCATTTCGGCGCAATTCATCGCATAACTGACATACATCGCTGCATAAAAATACCCTGGTTCTATTTCAAATCGCTGTCCACAATGAGGACAAACTGTATTTGTTCTTTGTACATTGAAGCCATACAAGCTTCCTGTAAAGATATCGCCTCTGCGACATTGTGGGCATTTGCTATGTATGATTGCGTAAAGCTTGGATGTTTTCTGCATAGGATATCAGAATACCGCATATTTGATGCGGGAAGATGAATTAAATATTTATAGTAGCTATGAAGTCCCTTGCGTTGTTCTTTTACGGAATTTCACATACCATAAAACGCCAACACCGGTAAGCAAAACATAAGGGATAGCTAGCAGATATAAAATACCTATATTTAAGCCATTACCTTGGGTATTGCCATTTTTAACACTTTGCTCAGCATTAACCGTACACATGGCACATTGCGCATTGGCTGTATTGCTTACAGCAATGGCAGATAATATGATAAAAACGAAGACGAATGCAATCCTTTTCATATTTACAAATATAGGGAAAGAAGGTTAATGGTGGATAAGGAATTTCGAAACATTGTAGCACCCTTCAATAGAAGCTTCCGTGATGAGTGTTTGAATACCAGCTGTTTTCTATCGGAGAAAGATGCCAGAGAAAAAATTGAAGCATGGAAAACAGTAATTAAAAAAGCCCCCGAAAATTTCGAGGGCTTTATGGTGAGCAATTAATTTGATATTAATAAATTATTCAAAACTGATCCAGATAGTACCATCTTTCACGTTAACCAAATCAAATTGATTTGGACCTGACTGGATTACATAATATCCAAGCGCATCTACAGTCTGATTTGTAACGTTTGTAACAATGGTTCTTATCGCGACAGCCGCAGTTCCAAATGATCCAAAATTAGAAAATGCAATCGTGCCATTTGGTTTAATTGTGGTAGGAATTGCCGGACCATATGCTTGCAGTGCTAAGTTAGCAGTAAAGCCCAATCTGTCATATGTAGGTTGATATCTTGCCGTAAACGACAAATAGTTAAATCCAGGAATAGTCGTAACGCCGTAAGCATCCTGAACTCCTTCAATAGTATATCCGGTATAACTTACCCAACTTACGATACCTGAAAATATTGCAGTTGATCCACCAGCATAAAAAGCCGCGGCTGCACCTGTATCATAAACCAACGGTGTGGAAGCATTTGCGATGGTAAACGGATTTGTACCTGCATTTCCTGTACCAGCATTTGCAGAAACAACTAAATCGCTCAAATTACTGACAGTCAATGTTCCATCTACAAATTGTTGAAGTAATGTAATACCATTACTTGAATATACATAACTTGTTGTAAAACGCTTAAAACTTGTTCCAACTAAGGAGTTGATTGTAACATATTTTAATTTGGAGTTAATTACAATATCATAGGTTTTGCCTGAGACTGTAAATCGCTTAAAATAATACTTAAAGGTATTTAAAGTTGGCCACTTGGACATAGCAGTAGACATTCCACCGGCCAGGTAATCATCACCAGACTTTTTAGCAACCTTAATTAACTTCAGATTTGTACCTGACGTATTCCCAACAAGCTTCAAAGTATCACCAGCACTCATTTTATAACTATATGAAGTATCTGCGGCTAAGCCTGCAGCAAAAAGGCCAAAGCTACTGCTCTTACCAAACCCAAGTACAGAATTCGTCTGAATTACATTCAGACTGTATTTAGTGTCTTTAGGTGTTAACGCATTTGAAGCATTATTATCAGATACAAACTTAGCATTCCCAGCTCCATCAAATTTGATATATCCACCACAGATACTCCCAGATTTCGATTCAATAATCATCTGAAAGCCATCAGTACCAGCAGCAATCGCCTTTTTGAAATCTTCAAATTTCAACGTTGGATCTTGAAAAGATTTTTCAATTTCATAGCTCACAATCCGATCCTTCTTACAGGCAGAGAGGCCCGTAAACAGAATCATTAAGTATATTATATTTTTCATTTTCATTTATCTAAACCGTTAATAGAATCTAATCCAATTTTTACTATCCTTAACACTTACCAAGTCAAAACTATTCAAACCAGTTTCATATACATAATAACCTTGATTATCTAGCAATTGAGTTCGAACTGCAGTTATGATGGTTGCACCAGCAGTTCCGGGACTAGTCCCAAAAGCACCTGCATAACCGTACAACAGCAATTTTCCATCGGCTGTCATTTGATTTAAGAATGCTGGCGCATAAGATGCTACCTTACCCTGAGTATTTCTATAATAGAACGTCAATGCATCATATCCTTGTGCATAATTAAAATTATACTCTATACCCAGATATCCTGGAATATTAGTTACTTTTTGGGCATTTTCTACTCCATTCATAGTAAAGCCAAAATCACTGGTAAAAGCATAGCCAGCAGAAACCATTCGCCTTGGGGCGTCTGTATCAATAACTAAGGGAACAGGTTCGTTCGTTGTCGAAGCTGAGGTTTTACCAGCAACCATAGTCATGGTTTTGGCAGCATCATTTACAATGAAATCGTGAAATTCTGCAAC
This is a stretch of genomic DNA from Candidatus Pedobacter colombiensis. It encodes these proteins:
- a CDS encoding DUF4286 family protein; its protein translation is MLLYNVTTIIEDAAADSWLKWMEDTHIPNVMASGKFVSYRLLRVLDSPNEGVTYCAQYVVDHMADYLDYQETFAPKLQAEANGLFENKFVSFQTLMEYIA
- a CDS encoding DUF4302 domain-containing protein, translated to MKNIIYLMILFTGLSACKKDRIVSYEIEKSFQDPTLKFEDFKKAIAAGTDGFQMIIESKSGSICGGYIKFDGAGNAKFVSDNNASNALTPKDTKYSLNVIQTNSVLGFGKSSSFGLFAAGLAADTSYSYKMSAGDTLKLVGNTSGTNLKLIKVAKKSGDDYLAGGMSTAMSKWPTLNTFKYYFKRFTVSGKTYDIVINSKLKYVTINSLVGTSFKRFTTSYVYSSNGITLLQQFVDGTLTVSNLSDLVVSANAGTGNAGTNPFTIANASTPLVYDTGAAAAFYAGGSTAIFSGIVSWVSYTGYTIEGVQDAYGVTTIPGFNYLSFTARYQPTYDRLGFTANLALQAYGPAIPTTIKPNGTIAFSNFGSFGTAAVAIRTIVTNVTNQTVDALGYYVIQSGPNQFDLVNVKDGTIWISFE
- a CDS encoding DUF983 domain-containing protein, translating into MQKTSKLYAIIHSKCPQCRRGDIFTGSLYGFNVQRTNTVCPHCGQRFEIEPGYFYAAMYVSYAMNCAEMISLGVATYVLSSGRLDFESFWLYLGVIFTGCLLLAPFNYRYSRVILLHWLSPKIKYNAYYDKP
- a CDS encoding OmpA family protein — translated: MKKISLFLFVGLFASAFTSCVVLSPQKYKSLLAKQDSLSKGWNESQLMNENLESLIAKLRKDTTGLSSALSDLKGRYSEMDNNYTKLRSNSSNEINKLSADLKKREQRLKEVEEILRKRDEATNQLKEKLQQALLGFTKNGLTVEIRNGKVYVSLMDKLLFPSGSIIIDEKGKQALSQLADVLKQQPEINIAVEGHTDSQKITNLGQIKDNWDLSVLRSTSVVRYLTEVSKVEGVRMTATGKGEFQPLAPNTSAESRSKNRRIEIVLSPKLDELYNLIKQ
- a CDS encoding DUF2461 domain-containing protein; translation: MIKPETLAFIADVAENNNREWFAENKERYEIAKTDVLTFIDQLIPLLAAADPEFSIETQAKKCLLRIYRDVRFSKNKDPYKNNYGISFGVKGKGVNEPGYYLHIQPGSCFFGAGFWMPEASDLKKIREEIDYNTADFLEIINKESFKNTFKLSEEDKLKKAPKGYETDHPQIELLKLKSFIATFPIKDEEFLKPGIVNKLKNAFESVYPFILFLRKAVEQ
- the rfbC gene encoding dTDP-4-dehydrorhamnose 3,5-epimerase, whose protein sequence is MQITQTPIEGLLIIEPKVWKDNRGYFYESYNTKLLADAGIDVNFVQDNQSFSQKGALRGLHAQNKPYEQGKLVRVLQGAVMDIAVDIRKVSPTYGQYFEIELSGENHKQLWVPPGFLHGFLTLEDQTIFTYKVSNYYHKESEIGVMWNDPDLNIQWSKDIPESEFLLSDKDQVLSNFRVFESPF